One Alphaproteobacteria bacterium genomic region harbors:
- a CDS encoding thiol-disulfide oxidoreductase DCC family protein yields MSSRRRVPPNGTALPPPAVVGPLILFDGVCVMCSGFVAFVIRRDSRARFRFVAAQTPLGQSLLSRLGLSTTDFESSILIEDGRAWFKSGALFAILRHLPWPWPWLTVLRFLPLALTDCVYNAIADNRYRLFGKRDSCLVPTPDISRRFVE; encoded by the coding sequence ATGTCGTCGCGACGGCGCGTGCCGCCGAACGGAACCGCCCTGCCGCCGCCGGCGGTGGTGGGGCCGCTGATCCTGTTCGACGGCGTCTGCGTGATGTGCTCGGGCTTCGTCGCCTTCGTCATCCGGCGCGATTCCCGGGCCCGGTTCCGCTTCGTTGCCGCGCAGACACCGTTGGGCCAGTCGCTGCTCTCGCGGCTGGGCCTCTCGACGACGGATTTCGAAAGCAGCATCCTGATCGAGGATGGCCGCGCCTGGTTCAAGTCGGGCGCGCTCTTCGCCATCCTGCGTCATCTGCCCTGGCCCTGGCCGTGGCTGACGGTTCTGCGGTTCCTGCCGCTGGCGTTGACCGACTGTGTCTACAACGCCATCGCCGACAACCGTTACCGCCTGTTCGGCAAGCGCGACTCGTGCCTGGTCCCGACACCCGACATCAGCCGCCGGTTCGTGGAATGA